A genomic region of Rhipicephalus sanguineus isolate Rsan-2018 chromosome 1, BIME_Rsan_1.4, whole genome shotgun sequence contains the following coding sequences:
- the LOC119381993 gene encoding uncharacterized protein LOC119381993 encodes MPPCHGQAYLLTCVDRFIRWAEAIPITDITSETVASAFLYHWVARFGVPSAITRDRGRQLESALFTAIVQLMGNSRILTKAYYHISKGRMERFHHQLKAALTATEEHNWVDFLALVLLSIINYDSGCSTRLLVHGTTLKLPGEFFTHGSEEGSIACRDYALFLSNVMSKQRAVPPRPPGSRVVHVDPQLTSCPYMFVRHDAVRRPLQPAYDGPFQVLRHGNRHFAIS; translated from the coding sequence ATGCCACCCTGCCACGGACAGGCTTACCTGCTGACCTGCGTGGACAGATTCATCCGCTGGGCGGAGGCCATTCCTATCACGGACATCACCTCCGAGACAGTTGCGAGTGCTTTCCTGTACCACTGGGTAGCCCGCTTCGGGGTGCCCTCCGCGATAACAAGAGACCGTGGCCGACAGTTGGAATCCGCCCTTTTCACTGCTATCGTTCAGCTCATGGGAAACTCGCGCATACTTACGAAGGCGTACTACCACATCAGCAAGGGCAGGATGGAGCGTTTTCACCATCAGCTAAAGGCCGCGCTCACGGCAACCGAGGAACACAACTGGGTGGACTtcctcgcgctcgtcctgttgagcataataaattatgacagtGGCTGCAGCACCCGTTTGTTGGTCCACGGCACGACACTCAAGCTGCCGGGGGAGTTCTTTACGCACGGCTCAGAGGAGGGATCCATAGCTTGCAGGGACTACGCACTCTTCTTAAGCAACGTCATGAGCAAGCAGCGCGCGGTACCTCCACGGCCTCCAGGGTCGCGTGTGGTGCACGTTGACCCGCAGCTCACATCGTGCCCATATATGTTCGTACGACACGACGCGGTTCGGCGACCTCTTCAGCCAGCCTACGATGGGCCGTTTCAGGTCCTCCGCCACGGGAACAGACATTTCGCCATCAGTTGA